Within the Nissabacter sp. SGAir0207 genome, the region CCTGCCAACTGGCAGATGGGCGGCGGGTGGTGGCCGTCAGGAACCCGTTACTGAACTGCACCGGTGCCATGCTGGAGTGGTGGTTTACCTTTTTTGAGACCACCGAGCACCTGAAGTGGTGGCACCCCCACGACCATATCCACCACGGCGGCTGGGATGAGCAGTGGGTCAAGGGTGAAAACTACCTTGGCGCGACCATTCAGGCGGTAGAGGCGCTGGGCAGCGTGCCGCCGGTGGCAGCCAAAATCCGCTTTAGCTCGCCCGAGCATTTCTTTTCAGCAGAGAAGGTGCAGGCGGCCAGAGCAAGCGGCGGGATGTCGGCGGCCATCTGTGGGTGCATTGGCTTTGGTGAGGAGATTGCGCTGGATGCGTGTGGTAACCCGCTCGATGGCCGCATGATCCATCTGGTACGCGACACGCCGTGGGGATGCGTGCTGAGAAGCCGCTTTATTCTCGGGGAGGCGCCCGGCGGCCAGCCCCCGCCGGAGGAGATTGCCCTCGGCCTGCTCCAGCACTGTCAGGAGGAGTTCACCACCCTGTCGCTCATATTGCCGGCGCTCTATGCGGCGGAGCGTGCCGCGGCCCTCGCGCCACCCGATCGCGGGTAGCGGCCCGCCACCCATTGTTCGGCGCGGGCCGAAGCATCGGTTTTTGGCTGATCTATGCTGGACGCCAGATTCTTGAGGGAGCACACCGATGATTGCCGTACTTTTTGAAGCCGATGCACTGCCCGCTGCCCAGCAGCGTTACCTTCAGCTTGCCGCCGAATTGGCCCCCCTGTTGGCCGGGACGCCGGGCTTTATCGCGCTGGAGCGCTTCCAGAGCCTGAGTACGCCGGGAAAAATCCTGTCGCTCTCATGGTGGGAGGATGAGGCGTCCGTCAGGCAGTGGAAGCAGCACCAGCTGCACCGGGCGGCGCAGCAGGAGGGGCGGGAGTCGATCTTCGCCTTCTACAGGATACGCGTGGCCGAGGTGGTGCGGGAGTACAGCTCTGAACAAGGGAGGGAGCAACATGTATGACATCCATGTGGTACTCAGCATGGCACCGGGCGCGCTGGCGGCATTAGGTACGTTGCTCGGGCAGAGTGGGATCGGGCTGGAGGGCGGCGGTCTCTTCGCTACGCCAGAGGGCGGGCACGCCCATTTTCTGGTCGAGGAGGGGGAGCGGGCGCGCGAGGTACTGCTGGCCGCCGGTTTCAACGTGCAGGGCGTGCGCCGACCGCTGATCCGCAAGCTGCCGCAGCTACGCCCCGGCGAACTGGGCGAAATAGCGGAGGCGATTGCCCGCAGCGGCGTGACAATTCAGGTACAGTACAGCGATCACCGCAACCGGCTGATCCTGCTAACGGACGATGATGTCCGCGCCGGTGAAGCCACCAGACAATGGGATACCGCACCTGAATGAGCCTTCCACGTAGGGAGCCTGCGCCCTCACTTGAGGGCGCGGTCTCCGCCCTTGCGGCCGCCATCGCTGATCCCTCGCGCGCCGCCATTCTCTGCGCGCTGATGGATGGCCGGGCATGGACGGCCACCGAACTGAGCGCGGTGGCCGGGGTGGCGGCCTCGACCACCAGCGGCCACCTGATGCGGCTGCTCAGCAATGGGCTGATCCAGTGCCTGACGCAGGGCCGCCACCGCTACTACAGTTTGGCGGGCCATGAGGTGGCCGGGCTGCTGGAGAACCTGATGGGCCTCTCCATGCGCCCCCAGCACAGCGTGACGCCGCGTACTCCGCCGCAGCTGCGCCATGCGCGCACCTGCTATGACCATCTGGCCGGGGAGGTGGCGGTCAGTCTCTACGCCGCCATGCAGCACAAGGGCTGGCTGGCCGCTGATGGGTTGGCGCTGACCCCGCTTGGCCGCGAACAGCTGGAGGGCATGGGGGCGGTGCTGAGCGCCAAACCCAAGCGCAAAGCCTGCTGCCCCTGTCTGGACTGGAGCGAACGCCGCCACCATCTGGGCGGCGAGGCGGGTGCCGCGCTGCTGGTGCTGCTGGAGGCAAAGGGGTGGCTGACCCGGACGCCGGGCTACCGCGAAGTGACCGTGACCGGCACCGGGCGGGCCGCCCTGCGCCGGCTGTTTGGCCTCACGCTCTCCTTACCTTAAGCCGCTTAAGGTTTTCCTAATTTTCATCTGCCACCCTGTAGCCCTCTGTGAGTTATCAGGATGCTACTATGTCGCTGTTAAAATTTAAAAGGCCCACGCTGGGGCGGCTCCCCTTTTTGCTGTTGTTCTCCGCCTACATTGCCTTTGGCCTTAATCTGGCGTACTACCGCCAGGTGCTGGGCATCTTGCCGCTCCACTCCCTACATGACTGGGCGATGTTCCTCTCCATGCCGCTGGTGGCCTTTAGCGTGATCAACATCGTGGTGACGCTCTGCTCCTTCCTGTGGCTGGAGAAGCTGGCGGTCGCGCTGTTCGTGCTGGTCTCCGCCACCGCGCAATACTTCATCATCCACTATGGCATCATCCTTGACCGGTCGATGATCCTGAATATCGTGGACACCACCGCCTCCGAGAGCTGGGCGCTGCTGACGCCGCGCATGGCGCTGTCAGTGGGGCTGTCCGGCGTGGCGGTGGCGCTGCTGGCCTGCTGGCTGCGCATCCGTCGGCCCCGGCCGCTCTGGCGTGGCGCGCTGGCGCGCGTCGCCAGCATCCTTGGCTCTGGTGCGCTGATTGTGCTGGTGGCGCTGCTGTTCTATAAGGATTACGCCTCGCTGTTCCGCAACCACAAGGAGCTGGTGAAATCCCTCAGCCCCTCCAACAGCATCGCCGCCGTCTGGTCTTACTATAGCCACCACCGGTTGGACAACCTGCCGCTGGTGCGCATCGGGCTGGACGCGCGCCAAAGCCCGGCGCAGCTGGCCGGGCCGAAAAAGAACCTGACCATCATCGTACTGGGCGAAACCTCGCGCGCGGATGACTTCTCGCTGTCGGGCTATCCGCGCCTCACCAACCCGCAGCTGGTGCAGGACGGGGTCACCTACTTCCCGCATACCGTCTCGTGTGGCACCTCCACCGCCGTCTCGGTGCCCTGCATGTTCTCCAACATGCCGCGCGCCCACTATGACGAGACGCTGGCCGCCCATCAGGAGGGACTGCTGGACATCCTCCAGCGCGCGGGCATCCAGGTCAGCTGGCGCGAGAATGATGGCGGCTGCAAAGGGGTCTGTGACCGGGTGCCGCATCAGGATGTGACCAGCCTTGACCTGCCGGGTATGTGCATCAAGGGCGAGTGCTATGACGAGGTGCTGTTCCACGGGCTGGAGCAGGAGATTGACCGGTTGCAGGGCAACGGCGTGATCGTGCTGCACACCATCGGCAGCCACGGGCCGACCTACTCCCACCGCTACCCGCCGCAGTTCCGGCGCTTTACGCCGACCTGTGACACCAATGAGATCCAGACCTGTACGCGTGAGCAGCTGGTCAACACCTATGACAATACGGTGCTCTATGCGGACTATATCGTCGATAAGGCGATCACCCTGCTGAAGGCGCATCAGGATCGCTTTACCACCAGTCTGGTCTACCTCTCTGACCACGGCGAGTCATTGGGCGAAGCCAGCACCTACCTGCACGGGATGCCCTACGCCATTGCGCCGGAGGTGCAGAAACATGTGCCGATGCTGCTGTGGTTATCCCCGGACTACCAGACGCGCTATGCTGTTGACATGAAGTGCCTGAACCAGCGGGCGACGCAGGATGCCTCGCAAGACAATTTCTTCTCCACCCTGCTGGGAATGACCGGCACCCTGACGCATGAATATGTGCCAGCGGATGACCTGCTGGCGACATGCCGGAGCAACAATGGATGAAAATCTTAATCATTGAGGATGACGCCCTGCTATTGCAGGGCCTGCAACTGGCGCTGACCGGCGCGGGCTACGCCTGTGACGGTGTCACTACGGTGCGCGACGCCGAGGCGAGCCTCGCCTCTGGGCTGTACAGCCTGCTGGTGCTCGATCTCGGCCTGCCGGATGAGGATGGGCTGCGCCTGTTGGCGCGGCTGCGGCGTAAAAAGGTGATGCAACCGGTGCTGATCCTCACCGCGCGCGACACGGTCAGCGAGCGCATCGCCGGGCTGGACGCGGGGGCGGATGACTATCTGGTCAAGCCGTTCGCGCTGGATGAACTGCTGGCGCGCATCCGGGCGCTAATCCGCCGCCACGTCAACCAAGGCGACAGCACGCTGACCGTCGGCCGCCTGACGCTGGACATGACCCATCGCCAGATCCAGCTGGCTGGCGCGCCGCTGGATCTGACTCCCAAGGAGTACGCCATCCTCTCACGGCTGATGCTCAAGGCTGGCCACCCGGTGCACCGCGAGGTGCTCTACAACGACATCTACAGCTGGGAAACCGAGCCATCCACCAACACGCTGGAGGTGCATATCCATAACCTGCGCGACAAGATTGGCAAGTCGGCCATCCGCACGGTGCGCGGTTTTGGCTATGCGCTGATGAAAGATGAGGGGGGCGATCCCGCATGATGCCGCGTTCCGCCCGCCGACGCAGCAGCACGCTGCGTTTTCGCCTGTTGCTGGTGATTGGTGTGATTCTGCTGTTCTGCCAAATCATCAGCGTCATCTGGCTATGGCATGAGAGCAAGGAGCAGATCCAGTTGCTGGTGGACGCCGCGCTGCACAACCATAACCAGCAGCGCCACGTGCGGCAGGAGATCCACGAGGCGATTGCCAGTCTGGCGGTGCCGAGCCTGATCATGATTGCGCTGGCGCTGGGGCTGTGCCTCCAGGCGGTGAAGTGGATCACCCGGCCACTGTTGGAGTTGCAGACCCACCTGGAGCAGCGCAGCGAGGAGGATCTGGAGCCGATTGGTTACCACAGTTCGGTGGCGGAAATTGACGCCGTGACGCAGGCCATCAATCAGCTGGTATCGCGGCTGGCGAGCAGCCTGGATCGCGAGCGGCTGTTTACCGCCGATGTCGCCCACGAGCTGCGCACGCCGCTGGCCGGGTTGCGGCTGCATCTGGAGCTGATCGAGAAGGCGCACGGCGTCAATGTCCGGCCGCTGCTCCAGCGGCTGGATCAGATGACCAACAGCGTGTCACAGCTACTGCAACTGGCGCGCGTTGGGCAATCCTTCACCTCGGGCAACTACCAGCAGGTGGCGCTGGTGGCGGATGTGGTGCAGCCGATGGAGGATGAGCTACGGATGATGCTGTCACAGCGCGGCCAGCAGTTGCAACTGGTGCTGCCAGCCGAGGCGCAGACGCGCGGCGATGCCACGCTGCTCAAGGTGCTGTTGCGCAATCTGGTGGAGAACGCCCACCGCTACAGCCCGGAGGGCACCACCATCACCGTTCGCGTGGAGCGCGCGCCGCAACCGGTGCTGATGGTGGAAGATGAGGGGCCGGGCATCGACGAGGCGAAAAGCGGCGAGTTGAGCAAGGCCTTTGTGCGCATGGATCGCCGCTATGGCGGCATCGGGCTGGGGCTGAGCATCGTCACCCGCATCGTGCAGCTGCACCGTGGGCAGTTCTTCCTCGAAAACCGCCAGCCGCAGCCGGGCTGTCGCGCGTGGGTCAAATTCGCGGCGCACCCCTGAGCCGCTCTCCCTCCACTGAATTCCCTTTCTCATCCTTTTGGCCGATGGCCGCCACCTGCCAGCCGGTGTTAGATAGCGATGACCTGCGCGCGCCCCGGCGCGCGCTTTGCTATCACACAATCTGGAGTGCCTATGAGCGATGTGGCGTTACTTCCCCAGGTGACGGCCTTCCTTGGCCGTCGGCAGGGGCACTTTATCCACGGCGAGGCGCAAGAGGGCCAGGGCGCGGCCTTCAGCGTGACCAACCCCGCCACCGGCGACACCCTATTGACCCTGAAGGGCGCGGATGAGGCACAGGCCCACGCGGCGATGCAGGCGGCACAGGCGGCCTTCGCCCCGTGGCGTGATATGCCGACCCTGCAACGCGGTGCGCTGCTGCTGAAGCTGGCCGACGCGCTGGCGGAGGAGCGTGAGGCGCTGGCGCAACTGGAGAGCCTCTGCTCCGGCAAGACCATTCAGTTGGCGCGGATGCTGGAAATTGACCAGTCGGTGGCCTTCCTGCGCTACTTCGCCGGTTGGGCGGGCAAGATCAATGGCGAGACGCTGGATGTGTCGCTTCCCTCCTTTGCTGGTGAAAAATATACCGCCTTCACCCGCCGCCAGCCGGTGGGGGTGGTGGTGGGCATCGTGCCGTGGAACTTCTCCATCATGATCGCGGTGTGGAAGCTGGCGGCGGCGCTGGTGTGCGGCTGCACGGTAGTGCTCAAGCCAAGCGAGTACACGCCGCTGACCCTGCTGCGGGTGGCGGAGCTGGCGACCGCCTGCGGCTTCCCGCCGGGGGTGATCAACGTGGTCAACGGCAGCGGCGCGCTGCTGGGGCCGCTGCTGATTGGCCACCCGGCCTGTGCCAAGGTCAGCTTCACCGGTTCGGTTGCCACCGGCAACGCCGTCAACCGTCTGGCGACCGAGCAGGGCAAGCGCGTCACCCTCGAATTGGGCGGCAAGAACGCCGCGCTGTTCCTTGACGATCTCTCGCCGGAGGAGATGGTCAACGGCATTCTGGAGGCCGGTTACCTCAACCAAGGGCAGATCTGCGCCGCCGCCGAGTGCTTCTGGCTACCGGAGCAGAAGATGGAGGCGGTGCTGGCGCTGCTCAGCGAGCGGCTGGCGGCGATGCCGATCGGCTCACCGCTGGATGAGGCCACGGTGGTGGGGCCGCTGGCGAACCGGGCGCAATTTGACAAGGTGCTGGGCCTGATTGAGCAGGCGCGCGCGGAGGGGGATGAGATTGTCTGCGGCGGGCAGGCGCAGGGCGGTAAGGGCTTCTTCGTGCAGCCCACCGCCATCCGCGTCGCCTCCGTGGACAGCACCCTGATGCGCGAGGAGACTTTCGGCCCGGTGGGCAGCTTCATCGCCTATCAGGACGCCGAGCAGGCGCTGGCGACCATCAACGACTCACCCTACGGGCTGGCGGCCAGCGTCTGGTCACACAACCTGAGCCACGCACTGCGCATCAGCGAACGGCTTGAGGCTGGCATCGTCTGGATCAACATGCACACCTTCCTCGACCCGGCGGTGCCGTTTGGCGGCGTCAAAGGGTCGGGCATTGGCCGGGAGTTCGGTAGCGCCTTTATCGATGACTATACCGAACTGAAATCGGTGATGGTGCGCTATTGAGCGGGGGGCGGGCCGTGCCCGCCCTAGCTGGCTGGCCCGGCGTACCAACTGGCACCGACGTTGCGCAGCAGCTCGGTGCGGTTGCTCACCTCGGCCTTGGTGAAGATGTTGCGCAGGTGGGTTTTCACGGTGGAGAGCGAAATGTTGAGGTGGTGGGCGATGCGCTTGTTGCAGGCACCCTCGCGGATCAGATCGACAATCACCTGCTCCTTGGGCGTCAGGCGCTGGTCGCCCGGCACCGGCAGCAGCTCCTCCGTCGCCAGCTCCACCAGCGGCAGCATGGCGCGCAGCCGCATCCGCTCCTGTGGGGTGAAGGGGGTATCGCGCATCAGCGACAGGCCCGCCACGATGTGGCGGTTCTTGCGCACGAAAATTTCTGCCATGTCCGCCATGTTGTTCGGCTGCATGAAGTGGCGGTAGTAGGGCGTGTGGCGCAACTGGGCATCCGGGAAGGCAAACGACACCGGCAGCGGATCATAGCGGCGCGGGTGGAACGGGTCATGCGGGCAGAAGTGCTCCAGATAGGCGCGGTGCGTCTGCGCCGGGATGCCCGCCAGCACATAGTGCTGCGGCGCAAGCTGCTCATCCACCCGGTAGTAGACGCCCAGCGAGCCGGGGATCAGCCGGGTCACGTTCTCCAGACAACTATGGATAAACGCATCCGCGGGAATCTGTAAGGTTGCCATCACGCACACTCCTCTTGGGTTAACCGTGGCCGGAACGCTGTCCCTCCGCCTCCACCGTGGCGGGGGCGTCCGGTGCTTGCAGGGTGTTGAACTCCTCCAGCAACCGCTTCAATTGCGCCATCTTCTGCTGGCCAAACTGTTGCTCAATCTGCTGGTAACCGGCGTCCACTTCGTTGCACGCCTGCTGGTAGAGCGCCACGCCCTGCGGCGTCAGCGAGGCGAACAGCTTGCGCTGGTCATTTAGCGGCTTCAGGCGGAACACCAGCCCGTCGCGCTCCAGCCGGGTCAGGATGCCGGTCAGGCTAGGGCGCAGCACGCAGGCTTCACGCGCCAGCGCATGGAAATCGAGCGAGCGGTGCGCCGCCAGGATGCGGATGATGCGCCACTGCTGCTCGGTCAGGTTATGGCGGTTCAGGATCGGCCGAAAAAAGCCCATCGCCGTTTCACGCGCCTGTAACAGCGCAATCGTCAGGGATTCATGCATAAGCATTCCAGTGTTGTGGTGTGGTGACTGAGGGTGCATTGCTGATCCCAGTATATTTTCCGCCGTGGACGATGCCTAGTAACAGCAGAATAACAGACCCATTAATTCTGGAAATATTAACAGGTTAATAAAGTGATAGGCTTCACAATTCTGGTAACAAATATTTAACCTGTTGGCGAGTCAAGATATCAACTTACTGTTTTGTAGCGAAAAATGTTGCCAATTCCGCTCTGCTAGCTGCGTCACAATTCAATAACATCCTCTTGCTTCGCGGCGATGATCCGATCTAATACTATTTCATTAAGATGTTAATGATTGATGTGCGCGCCACATCCCCAGCGAGGAGAGAGCATGAAAAGGACTGTATTTGCCGTTGCGTTGAACCACCGCGCCCAGACGGCGCACTGGCAGGAGGCCTTCGGGCAGCCGCCCTATCAGGCTGCGCCAAAAACGCCGGTCTGGTTCATCAAGCCACGCAACACCCACCGCCGCGACGGCGACACTATCAGCCTGCCAATGGAACAGACCTACAGCGGCGGCACACTGGCGGTGGTGATGGGCCGCACCGCCCGCAAGGTGGTGGCGGCCGAGGCCGGGGAGTACATCGCCGGTTACGCGCTTGCCAACGAATTGAGTCTGGCGGAGGAGAGCTTCTACCGCCCGGCGATCAAGGCCAAATGCCGTGACGGCTTCTGCCCGATGGGCGAGCTGGCCCCGCTGGCCGACGCCAGCGCGCTGGAGATCATCACCGAGGTCAATGGCGAGGAGCGCCAGCGCTGGAGCACGGCGGATCTGCACCGTGACGCGGCGACGCTGATTGCCGCGCTGAGTGATTTCGCCACCCTGCAAGCCGGTGACGTAATTTTGCTCGGCACGCCCCAGCAGCGGGTGCCGCTGTCGCCGGGCGATGAGGTCACGCTGCGCGCCGCCGGGCTGCCGTCGCTGACCAACCGCTTCACCGATCGCCCGGAGGCAGCGCGCCCGGCCGCAGAGGGGCACCCGACGCTGTTTGCGCTGGGGCTGAACTACGCCGACCACGCCACCGAGCTGGATTTCAAGGCCCCGGAGGAGCCGCTGGTGTTCATCAAGGCCCCCAACACCCTGACCGGCGATCACGCCGTCAGCGTGCGGCCAGACAACCTGGAGTACATGCACTACGAGGCGGAGCTGGTGGTGGTGATCGGCAAGACCGCCCGCAACGTCAGCCGTGACCAGGCGCTGGAGTATGTGCAGGGCTACACGGTGTGCAACGACTACGCGGTGCGCGACTACCTGGAGAACTACTACCGGCCCAACCTGCGGGTAAAGAGCCGCGACACCCTGACGCCGCTGCTGCCGCAGGTGACGCCGCGCGCCGCCATCCCGGATGCCCAGAACCTGCAACTCAAGACCTTCGTCAACGGCGAGCTGCGCCAGTCGGGCAACACCCGCGACATGGTGTTCGACGTGCCGTTTTTGGTCTCGTACCTGAGTGAATTCATGACGCTGCACCCCGGCGACCTGATCGCCACCGGCACGCCAAAGGGGCTGGCAGATGTCCGGCCCGGCGACGAAGTGGTGGTGGAGATCGAGGGGATTGGCCGCCTGACCAACCATATTGTCAGTGAACAACAATTTGAGGAGAGCCTGCATGAGCAAGATTGACCACTGGATCGACGGCAAGCGCGTCGCCAGCGCCGACTACTTCACCACCCACAACCCGGCCACCGGCGAGGTGCTGGCCGAGGTGGCCGCTGGCGGCGAGAAGGAGATTAATCAGGCGGTGGAGGCGGCGAAAAACGCCTTCCCGAAATGGGCCAACACGCCGATGAAGGAGCGCGCGCGCCTGATGCGCCGTCTCGGTGAGCTGATTGACCAGAACGTGCCAGCCATTGCCGAGCTGGAGACCGCCGACACCGGGCTGCCGATCCACCAGACCAAAAACGTGCTCATCCCGCGCGCCTCGCACAACTTCAACTTCTTCGCTGAGATCTGCCAGCAGATGAACGGCCGCACCTACCCGGTCGATGACCAGATGCTCAACTACACGCTGTTGCAGCCGGTCGGCGTCTGCGCACTGGTCTCGCCGTGGAACGTGCCGTTCATGACCGCCACCTGGAAAACCGCGCCCTGTCTGGCGCTGGGCAACACGGCGGTGCTGAAGATGTCCGAGCTATCGCCGCTGAGCGCTGACCGGCTGGGCGAGCTGGCGCTGGAGGCGGGCATCCCGCGCGGCGTGCTCAACGTGGTGCAGGGCTACGGCGCGACGGCGGGCGATGCGCTGGTGCGCCACCCGGAGGTGCGCGCTATCTCCTTCACCGGCGGCACCGCCACCGGCCGCAAAATCGTGCAGAACGCCGGGCTGAAGAAGTTCTCAATGGAGCTGGGCGGCAAGTCGCCGGTGCTGATCTTTGAGGACGCAGACATCGATCGCGCCTTGGACGCCGCGCTGTTCACCATCTTCTCCCTCAATGGCGAGCGCTGCACCGCCGGTTCACGCATCTTCATCCAGCAGAGCATCTATCCGGAGTTCGTCAAGCGCTTTGCCGAACGCGCCAACCGCCTGCGGGTGGGCGACCCCACCGATCCCAACACCCAGGTGGGCGCGCTGATCAGCCAGCAGCACTGGGAGAAGGTCTCCGGCTACATCCGGCTGGGAATCGAGGAGGGCGCGAGGGTGTTGGCCGGTGGGCCGGACAAGCCCGAGGGGCTGGGCCACGGCCACTTCCTGCGCCCTACGGTGCTGGCGGACGTCGATAACCGGATGCGCGTCGCTCAGGAGGAGATTTTCGGCCCGGTGGCCTGCCTGCTGCCGTTCAAGGATGAGGCCGAGGGGCTGCGGCTGGCGAATGACGTGGAGTATGGCCTCGCCTCCTACCTCTGGACGCAGGATGTCAGCAAGGTGCTGCGCCTGTCGCGCGGCATCGAGGCGGGCATGGTGTTCGTCAATACCCAGAACGTGCGCGACCTGCGCCAGCCGTTCGGCGGCATCAAGGCCTCCGGCACCGGCCGCGAGGGGGGCGAGTACAGCTTTGAGGTGTTCGCCGAAACCAAAAACGTCTGCATCTCCTTTGGCGATCACACCATCCCGAAATGGGGCGTGTAAGGGGCACCTATGGGCAAGTTAGCGTTAGCGGCAAAAATCACCCACGTTCCGTCGATGTACCTGTCGGAACTGCCGGGCAAGCACCACGGCTGCCGTCAGGCGGCCATCGACGGCCACCGCGAGATCAGCCGGCGCTGCCGTGAGCTGGGGGTGGACACGCTGGTAGTGTTCGACACCCAC harbors:
- a CDS encoding DAPG hydrolase family protein, which produces MKKETRQHWDIPDIDALLDPAPLPLETGTCQLADGRRVVAVRNPLLNCTGAMLEWWFTFFETTEHLKWWHPHDHIHHGGWDEQWVKGENYLGATIQAVEALGSVPPVAAKIRFSSPEHFFSAEKVQAARASGGMSAAICGCIGFGEEIALDACGNPLDGRMIHLVRDTPWGCVLRSRFILGEAPGGQPPPEEIALGLLQHCQEEFTTLSLILPALYAAERAAALAPPDRG
- a CDS encoding antibiotic biosynthesis monooxygenase produces the protein MIAVLFEADALPAAQQRYLQLAAELAPLLAGTPGFIALERFQSLSTPGKILSLSWWEDEASVRQWKQHQLHRAAQQEGRESIFAFYRIRVAEVVREYSSEQGREQHV
- a CDS encoding amino acid-binding protein gives rise to the protein MYDIHVVLSMAPGALAALGTLLGQSGIGLEGGGLFATPEGGHAHFLVEEGERAREVLLAAGFNVQGVRRPLIRKLPQLRPGELGEIAEAIARSGVTIQVQYSDHRNRLILLTDDDVRAGEATRQWDTAPE
- a CDS encoding helix-turn-helix transcriptional regulator — protein: MSLPRREPAPSLEGAVSALAAAIADPSRAAILCALMDGRAWTATELSAVAGVAASTTSGHLMRLLSNGLIQCLTQGRHRYYSLAGHEVAGLLENLMGLSMRPQHSVTPRTPPQLRHARTCYDHLAGEVAVSLYAAMQHKGWLAADGLALTPLGREQLEGMGAVLSAKPKRKACCPCLDWSERRHHLGGEAGAALLVLLEAKGWLTRTPGYREVTVTGTGRAALRRLFGLTLSLP
- the eptA gene encoding phosphoethanolamine transferase EptA, with amino-acid sequence MLKFKRPTLGRLPFLLLFSAYIAFGLNLAYYRQVLGILPLHSLHDWAMFLSMPLVAFSVINIVVTLCSFLWLEKLAVALFVLVSATAQYFIIHYGIILDRSMILNIVDTTASESWALLTPRMALSVGLSGVAVALLACWLRIRRPRPLWRGALARVASILGSGALIVLVALLFYKDYASLFRNHKELVKSLSPSNSIAAVWSYYSHHRLDNLPLVRIGLDARQSPAQLAGPKKNLTIIVLGETSRADDFSLSGYPRLTNPQLVQDGVTYFPHTVSCGTSTAVSVPCMFSNMPRAHYDETLAAHQEGLLDILQRAGIQVSWRENDGGCKGVCDRVPHQDVTSLDLPGMCIKGECYDEVLFHGLEQEIDRLQGNGVIVLHTIGSHGPTYSHRYPPQFRRFTPTCDTNEIQTCTREQLVNTYDNTVLYADYIVDKAITLLKAHQDRFTTSLVYLSDHGESLGEASTYLHGMPYAIAPEVQKHVPMLLWLSPDYQTRYAVDMKCLNQRATQDASQDNFFSTLLGMTGTLTHEYVPADDLLATCRSNNG
- the pmrA gene encoding two-component system response regulator PmrA translates to MKILIIEDDALLLQGLQLALTGAGYACDGVTTVRDAEASLASGLYSLLVLDLGLPDEDGLRLLARLRRKKVMQPVLILTARDTVSERIAGLDAGADDYLVKPFALDELLARIRALIRRHVNQGDSTLTVGRLTLDMTHRQIQLAGAPLDLTPKEYAILSRLMLKAGHPVHREVLYNDIYSWETEPSTNTLEVHIHNLRDKIGKSAIRTVRGFGYALMKDEGGDPA
- the pmrB gene encoding two-component system sensor histidine kinase PmrB; translated protein: MMPRSARRRSSTLRFRLLLVIGVILLFCQIISVIWLWHESKEQIQLLVDAALHNHNQQRHVRQEIHEAIASLAVPSLIMIALALGLCLQAVKWITRPLLELQTHLEQRSEEDLEPIGYHSSVAEIDAVTQAINQLVSRLASSLDRERLFTADVAHELRTPLAGLRLHLELIEKAHGVNVRPLLQRLDQMTNSVSQLLQLARVGQSFTSGNYQQVALVADVVQPMEDELRMMLSQRGQQLQLVLPAEAQTRGDATLLKVLLRNLVENAHRYSPEGTTITVRVERAPQPVLMVEDEGPGIDEAKSGELSKAFVRMDRRYGGIGLGLSIVTRIVQLHRGQFFLENRQPQPGCRAWVKFAAHP
- a CDS encoding aldehyde dehydrogenase family protein, whose amino-acid sequence is MSDVALLPQVTAFLGRRQGHFIHGEAQEGQGAAFSVTNPATGDTLLTLKGADEAQAHAAMQAAQAAFAPWRDMPTLQRGALLLKLADALAEEREALAQLESLCSGKTIQLARMLEIDQSVAFLRYFAGWAGKINGETLDVSLPSFAGEKYTAFTRRQPVGVVVGIVPWNFSIMIAVWKLAAALVCGCTVVLKPSEYTPLTLLRVAELATACGFPPGVINVVNGSGALLGPLLIGHPACAKVSFTGSVATGNAVNRLATEQGKRVTLELGGKNAALFLDDLSPEEMVNGILEAGYLNQGQICAAAECFWLPEQKMEAVLALLSERLAAMPIGSPLDEATVVGPLANRAQFDKVLGLIEQARAEGDEIVCGGQAQGGKGFFVQPTAIRVASVDSTLMREETFGPVGSFIAYQDAEQALATINDSPYGLAASVWSHNLSHALRISERLEAGIVWINMHTFLDPAVPFGGVKGSGIGREFGSAFIDDYTELKSVMVRY
- a CDS encoding LuxR C-terminal-related transcriptional regulator translates to MATLQIPADAFIHSCLENVTRLIPGSLGVYYRVDEQLAPQHYVLAGIPAQTHRAYLEHFCPHDPFHPRRYDPLPVSFAFPDAQLRHTPYYRHFMQPNNMADMAEIFVRKNRHIVAGLSLMRDTPFTPQERMRLRAMLPLVELATEELLPVPGDQRLTPKEQVIVDLIREGACNKRIAHHLNISLSTVKTHLRNIFTKAEVSNRTELLRNVGASWYAGPAS
- the hpaR gene encoding homoprotocatechuate degradation operon regulator HpaR translates to MHESLTIALLQARETAMGFFRPILNRHNLTEQQWRIIRILAAHRSLDFHALAREACVLRPSLTGILTRLERDGLVFRLKPLNDQRKLFASLTPQGVALYQQACNEVDAGYQQIEQQFGQQKMAQLKRLLEEFNTLQAPDAPATVEAEGQRSGHG
- a CDS encoding fumarylacetoacetate hydrolase family protein, with the protein product MKRTVFAVALNHRAQTAHWQEAFGQPPYQAAPKTPVWFIKPRNTHRRDGDTISLPMEQTYSGGTLAVVMGRTARKVVAAEAGEYIAGYALANELSLAEESFYRPAIKAKCRDGFCPMGELAPLADASALEIITEVNGEERQRWSTADLHRDAATLIAALSDFATLQAGDVILLGTPQQRVPLSPGDEVTLRAAGLPSLTNRFTDRPEAARPAAEGHPTLFALGLNYADHATELDFKAPEEPLVFIKAPNTLTGDHAVSVRPDNLEYMHYEAELVVVIGKTARNVSRDQALEYVQGYTVCNDYAVRDYLENYYRPNLRVKSRDTLTPLLPQVTPRAAIPDAQNLQLKTFVNGELRQSGNTRDMVFDVPFLVSYLSEFMTLHPGDLIATGTPKGLADVRPGDEVVVEIEGIGRLTNHIVSEQQFEESLHEQD